One segment of Brassica napus cultivar Da-Ae chromosome C3, Da-Ae, whole genome shotgun sequence DNA contains the following:
- the LOC106380566 gene encoding dehydrodolichyl diphosphate synthase 6 — MGGGIRQLLEQVHRLSRRSLFRVLSMGPLPTHLAFIMDGNRRYAKKRGLEDGSGHKAGFSALMSMLQYCYELGIKYVTVYAFSIDNFRRKPEEVQSLMDLMLEKIKSLLDKESIVHEYGIRVYFIGNLGLLNDQVRAAAEEVMKATAKNSRVVLLVCVAYNSTDEIVQAVKRSCVEKADRDVERIQLVDIEENMQMSVAPEPDILIRSSGETRLSNFLLWQTGNSQLFSPDALWPEIGLRHLVWAILNFQRSHSYLEKKKKQL; from the coding sequence ATGGGCGGTGGCATCAGGCAACTCCTCGAGCAGGTACACAGGCTTTCAAGGAGAAGCTTGTTCAGAGTCCTATCAATGGGTCCTTTGCCCACCCATCTCGCCTTTATCATGGATGGGAACCGTAGGTACGCCAAGAAGCGCGGTCTAGAAGACGGGTCTGGCCACAAAGCTGGGTTCTCTGCTCTTATGTCGATGCTGCAGTACTGCTACGAGCTGGGTATCAAGTACGTGACGGTATACGCGTTCAGCATAGATAACTTCAGGAGAAAGCCTGAGGAGGTTCAGTCTCTTATGGATTTGATGTTGGAAAAGATCAAGTCTTTGCTTGATAAAGAGAGCATCGTGCATGAGTACGGCATACGGGTTTATTTTATCGGTAACTTGGGGCTTTTAAACGACCAAGTGAGAGCTGCTGCGGAGGAAGTCATGAAGGCCACGGCTAAGAATAGTAGAGTGGTGCTTCTTGTCTGCGTTGCTTATAACTCCACAGATGAGATCGTACAAGCTGTCAAGAGATCTTGTGTGGAGAAGGCGGATAGGGATGTGGAGAGGATTCAGCTGGTGGATATTGAGGAGAACATGCAGATGAGCGTGGCGCCGGAGCCTGATATACTGATCAGGAGTTCAGGAGAGACGAGGCTGAGCAACTTTCTTTTGTGGCAAACGGGTAACTCTCAGCTCTTCTCTCCGGATGCTCTGTGGCCTGAGATTGGCCTGAGGCATCTGGTGTGGGCTATATTGAACTTCCAGAGAAGCCACTCAtacttggagaagaagaagaaacagttgtag
- the BNAC03G74530D gene encoding uncharacterized protein BNAC03G74530D isoform X1 — MLGLIKRRGNAFFRSQTLAAIYSKLQRSNCTLAEGVMEKCSVIEEDINSVDTSKWKKVRAIDCGIRNSMVPESSLNVLRLLRRQGFDAYLVGGCVRDLILHRPPKDYDVITTANLKQIRRLFHRAQVVGRRFPICHVWMKGSVIEVSSFNTVAQSDTEHENDTRESKESSNLFKMYSGWDAKDCNLWRNSLQRDFTVNSLFFDPFELKIYDYNNGMEDLKDLKLRTLIPAHVSFSEDCARVLRGLRLSARLGLSLSKDIKTAIPESISSVANLNPVRIFMEMNYMLGYGAAAPSILLLMKYKLLHVLLPFQAAYLEQATKTSQQSSLMLMKLFSNMDKLVSCKQPADSRLWIALLAFHIALVRNPQEAIVLHAFASLLYHRNWREALRFARENENSVAGYVPEVSKKSSRKRSNEDLAEAVSEFASLLRDTQYVLTDMDSLHEALYHFPSFKRSGLVFVSKNKGKQLADLFTGMSDVESYKSGKHGFSIDYCSLGKGVTCEVGFVLGKIILDTIIEQPTPVEKKQSAIDQIVPSACMEEKKAELAISKEDNKGLGQVHDSKASSVFKANQKILKRMRENSEHKNEQESEFCPDSTLSGQAKNQDQSVVQKPKRLRRHKEALVPEALKQKTSKRSKSYEQETVESLSGPLVSDPPKQKTSKNRLKETQKVECGDISTKEIQDAKLGFVSDKSMSDLLKVLVKPSQQASSKEESNSLPSSEKTKKPRKLSSLFR; from the exons ATGTTGGGTCTAATTAAGCGTAGAGGAAACGCCTTCTTTCGTTCTCAAACCCTAGCCGCCATTTACTCCAAG TTACAAAGGAGTAATTGCACGCTTGCTGAGGGAGTCATGGAGAAGTGTTCAGTTATTGAAGAAGACATAAACTCAG TTGATACATCAAAGTGGAAGAAGGTACGAGCAATTGACTGTGGGATTAGAAATTCAATGGTGCCAGAATCCTCTTTGAATGTTTTGAGACTCCTTAGACGTCAAG GTTTCGATGCATATCTTGTGGGTGGATGTGTGAGGGATTTGATACTCCATAGACCGCCAAAAGACTATGATGTGATCACTACAGCTAATCTTAAACAG aTCCGGCGGTTGTTTCACCGTGCTCAGGTTGTTGGGAGACGGTTTCCTATTTGTCACGTGTGGATGAAAGGTTCGGTGATTGAG GTGTCCAGCTTCAATACCGTGGCACAAAGTGACACTGAGCATGAAAATGATACGCGGGAGTCCAAAGAGAGTAGCAACCTATTCAAAATGTATTCTGGTTGGGATGCAAAAGACTGCAATCTCTGGAGGAATAGCTTGCAAAGGGATTTCACAGTTAACAG TTTGTTCTTTGATCCTTTTGAGCTTAAAATTTATGACTACAACAATGGAAtggaagacttgaaggatctaaAG CTACGTACACTCATCCCTGCACATGTGTCTTTCAGTGAAGATTGTG CTAGAGTTCTCAGGGGGTTACGACTCTCAGCTCGATTGGGTCTATCGCTTTCAAAGGATATTAAGACTGCAATACCTGAATCTATATCTTCCGTTGCGAATTTGAACCCG GTTAGAATATTCATGGAAATGAATTACATGCTTGGATATGGAGCTGCTGCGCCTTCCATCCTTCTTCTCATGAAGTACAAGCTACTTCACGTTTTGCTTCCTTTTCAGGCAGCTTACCTGGAACAAGCTACTAAAACATCTCAACAAAGTTCCTTAATGCTAATG AAGTTATTCTCCAATATGGATAAATTAGTTTCCTGCAAGCAACCTGCCGACTCCAGACTATG GATTGCGTTGTTGGCTTTCCACATCGCACTAGTGCGTAACCCTCAGGAGGCTATTGTACTGCACGCTTTCGCCTCCCTTCTCTACCACAGAAACTGGAGGGAAGCTCTCAGATTCGctagagaaaatgaaaactcAGTAGCTGGATACGTCCCTGAGGTATCTAAAAAATCTTCGAGAAAGAGATCCAATGAAGATCTCGCGGAAGCAGTTTCAGAATTCGCATCTCTGTTGAGAGATACTCAATATGTTCTCACTGATATGGATTCTCTCCACGAAGCCCTATACCATTTCCCGTCTTTCAAACGCTCTGGTCTG GTGTTTGTATCGAAGAACAAGGGGAAACAGCTAGCGGATTTGTTTACGGGAATGAGTGACGTGGAATCATATAAAAGCGGAAAACATGGTTTCTCTATTGACTATTGCTCACTTGGGAAAGGAGTTACATGCGAAGTAGGGTTTGTTCTTGGCAAAATCATTCTGGACACCATCATCGAACAGCCAACTCCGGTCGAGAAGAAACAGAGCGCCATAGATCAGATTGTTCCATCAGCTTGTATGGAGGAGAAGAAGGCTGAGTTGGCCATTTCTAAGGAGGATAACAAAGGTCTAGGCCAAGTCCATGACTCAAAGGCATCATCTGTTTTTAAGGCTAACCAAAAGATTTTGAAGAGGATGAGAGAAAACAGTGAGCACAAGAATGAGCAAGAGTCTGAGTTTTGTCCGGACTCGACCTTGTCTGGTCAAGCAAAGAATCAAGATCAGTCTGTAGTCCAAAAACCTAAGCGGCTTCGGCGTCACAAAGAAGCACTAGTCCCAGAGGCTCTGAAACAAAAGACTTCAAAGAGGTCAAAATCATATGAGCAAGAGACTGTGGAGAGTCTCTCTGGTCCACTGGTATCTGATCCGCCTAAGCAAAAGACTTCAAAGAACCGTTTGAAGGAGACGCAGAAAGTGGAATGCGGTGACATCTCTACGAAAGAGATTCAAGATGCAAAACTCGGCTTCGTATCTGACAAATCTATGAGCGATCTTCTAAAAGTTCTTGTGAAACCAAGTCAACAAGCGTCAAGCAAAGAGGAGAGCAACTCGTTACCATCATCGGAGAAGACAAAGAAACCAAGAAAACTCTCAAGTCTCTTCAGGTGA
- the BNAC03G74530D gene encoding uncharacterized protein BNAC03G74530D isoform X2: MLGLIKRRGNAFFRSQTLAAIYSKLQRSNCTLAEGVMEKCSVIEEDINSVDTSKWKKVRAIDCGIRNSMVPESSLNVLRLLRRQGFDAYLVGGCVRDLILHRPPKDYDVITTANLKQIRRLFHRAQVVGRRFPICHVWMKGSVIEVSSFNTVAQSDTEHENDTRESKESSNLFKMYSGWDAKDCNLWRNSLQRDFTVNSLFFDPFELKIYDYNNGMEDLKDLKLRTLIPAHVSFSEDCARVLRGLRLSARLGLSLSKDIKTAIPESISSVANLNPVRIFMEMNYMLGYGAAAPSILLLMKYKLLHVLLPFQAAYLEQATKTSQQSSLMLMLFSNMDKLVSCKQPADSRLWIALLAFHIALVRNPQEAIVLHAFASLLYHRNWREALRFARENENSVAGYVPEVSKKSSRKRSNEDLAEAVSEFASLLRDTQYVLTDMDSLHEALYHFPSFKRSGLVFVSKNKGKQLADLFTGMSDVESYKSGKHGFSIDYCSLGKGVTCEVGFVLGKIILDTIIEQPTPVEKKQSAIDQIVPSACMEEKKAELAISKEDNKGLGQVHDSKASSVFKANQKILKRMRENSEHKNEQESEFCPDSTLSGQAKNQDQSVVQKPKRLRRHKEALVPEALKQKTSKRSKSYEQETVESLSGPLVSDPPKQKTSKNRLKETQKVECGDISTKEIQDAKLGFVSDKSMSDLLKVLVKPSQQASSKEESNSLPSSEKTKKPRKLSSLFR, from the exons ATGTTGGGTCTAATTAAGCGTAGAGGAAACGCCTTCTTTCGTTCTCAAACCCTAGCCGCCATTTACTCCAAG TTACAAAGGAGTAATTGCACGCTTGCTGAGGGAGTCATGGAGAAGTGTTCAGTTATTGAAGAAGACATAAACTCAG TTGATACATCAAAGTGGAAGAAGGTACGAGCAATTGACTGTGGGATTAGAAATTCAATGGTGCCAGAATCCTCTTTGAATGTTTTGAGACTCCTTAGACGTCAAG GTTTCGATGCATATCTTGTGGGTGGATGTGTGAGGGATTTGATACTCCATAGACCGCCAAAAGACTATGATGTGATCACTACAGCTAATCTTAAACAG aTCCGGCGGTTGTTTCACCGTGCTCAGGTTGTTGGGAGACGGTTTCCTATTTGTCACGTGTGGATGAAAGGTTCGGTGATTGAG GTGTCCAGCTTCAATACCGTGGCACAAAGTGACACTGAGCATGAAAATGATACGCGGGAGTCCAAAGAGAGTAGCAACCTATTCAAAATGTATTCTGGTTGGGATGCAAAAGACTGCAATCTCTGGAGGAATAGCTTGCAAAGGGATTTCACAGTTAACAG TTTGTTCTTTGATCCTTTTGAGCTTAAAATTTATGACTACAACAATGGAAtggaagacttgaaggatctaaAG CTACGTACACTCATCCCTGCACATGTGTCTTTCAGTGAAGATTGTG CTAGAGTTCTCAGGGGGTTACGACTCTCAGCTCGATTGGGTCTATCGCTTTCAAAGGATATTAAGACTGCAATACCTGAATCTATATCTTCCGTTGCGAATTTGAACCCG GTTAGAATATTCATGGAAATGAATTACATGCTTGGATATGGAGCTGCTGCGCCTTCCATCCTTCTTCTCATGAAGTACAAGCTACTTCACGTTTTGCTTCCTTTTCAGGCAGCTTACCTGGAACAAGCTACTAAAACATCTCAACAAAGTTCCTTAATGCTAATG TTATTCTCCAATATGGATAAATTAGTTTCCTGCAAGCAACCTGCCGACTCCAGACTATG GATTGCGTTGTTGGCTTTCCACATCGCACTAGTGCGTAACCCTCAGGAGGCTATTGTACTGCACGCTTTCGCCTCCCTTCTCTACCACAGAAACTGGAGGGAAGCTCTCAGATTCGctagagaaaatgaaaactcAGTAGCTGGATACGTCCCTGAGGTATCTAAAAAATCTTCGAGAAAGAGATCCAATGAAGATCTCGCGGAAGCAGTTTCAGAATTCGCATCTCTGTTGAGAGATACTCAATATGTTCTCACTGATATGGATTCTCTCCACGAAGCCCTATACCATTTCCCGTCTTTCAAACGCTCTGGTCTG GTGTTTGTATCGAAGAACAAGGGGAAACAGCTAGCGGATTTGTTTACGGGAATGAGTGACGTGGAATCATATAAAAGCGGAAAACATGGTTTCTCTATTGACTATTGCTCACTTGGGAAAGGAGTTACATGCGAAGTAGGGTTTGTTCTTGGCAAAATCATTCTGGACACCATCATCGAACAGCCAACTCCGGTCGAGAAGAAACAGAGCGCCATAGATCAGATTGTTCCATCAGCTTGTATGGAGGAGAAGAAGGCTGAGTTGGCCATTTCTAAGGAGGATAACAAAGGTCTAGGCCAAGTCCATGACTCAAAGGCATCATCTGTTTTTAAGGCTAACCAAAAGATTTTGAAGAGGATGAGAGAAAACAGTGAGCACAAGAATGAGCAAGAGTCTGAGTTTTGTCCGGACTCGACCTTGTCTGGTCAAGCAAAGAATCAAGATCAGTCTGTAGTCCAAAAACCTAAGCGGCTTCGGCGTCACAAAGAAGCACTAGTCCCAGAGGCTCTGAAACAAAAGACTTCAAAGAGGTCAAAATCATATGAGCAAGAGACTGTGGAGAGTCTCTCTGGTCCACTGGTATCTGATCCGCCTAAGCAAAAGACTTCAAAGAACCGTTTGAAGGAGACGCAGAAAGTGGAATGCGGTGACATCTCTACGAAAGAGATTCAAGATGCAAAACTCGGCTTCGTATCTGACAAATCTATGAGCGATCTTCTAAAAGTTCTTGTGAAACCAAGTCAACAAGCGTCAAGCAAAGAGGAGAGCAACTCGTTACCATCATCGGAGAAGACAAAGAAACCAAGAAAACTCTCAAGTCTCTTCAGGTGA